The following nucleotide sequence is from Acidobacteriota bacterium.
GCTGAAGCGCGAGGCGGCGCTCAAATGTCTGCCCGACCGGCTGGCCGCCAACTCCATTGCCCTCGAACGCTTCCGGCGCGAGGCGCAACTGCTGGCCGGCATGAGTCACCCGCATATTGCCGCGGTCTACGGCCTGGAGATCGGCAGCGACGGCGGAGCGGTGCTGGCGATGGAGATGGTCGGCGGCGAGACGCTCGCTGACCGCCTGCAGCGCGGGCCGTTGCCGCCCGAAGAAGCCGCGGCTATAGCCTTGCAGATCGCCCAGGCACTCGAGTACGCCCACGAGCGCGGCATCATTCACCGCGATCTCAAGCCCGCGAACACCAAGGTGACGGCCGACGATCAGGTCAAGGTACTCGATTTCGGTTTGGCGAAAGCGCTCACACCCGAGCTGAGCGCAGCCGAGCTGGCCGATTCGCCGACCCTGACGACGCCGGCGACGCTGGCAGGCAGCATTCTGGGTACGGCCGCATACATGGCGCCCGAGCAGGCGCGCGGCAAGGCCGTCGACCGCCGCGCTGACATCTGGGCCTTCGGCGCCGTGCTGTATGAAATGCTCACCGGCCAGCGCGCCTTCCATGGCGACAACGCAACCGATGTTATTGCTGCCGTGGTGCGCGCCGAGCCCGACTGGAGCGCGCTACCGCCGGCAACGCCCGCGTACCTGCGCGATCTCGTCGAGCGCTGCCTGCGCAAAGATGCGCGCCGCCGTCTGCAATCCATCGGCGATGCGCGCATTACGCTGGAGGAAAAACCCAGCCCACCCGCGGCAGCGGCTGCCGCCCAACGCCCCGCGGCGCTGGCGCAACGCGCCTGGTACGGCTGGGCGGCGCCCGGCTTCGCGGGCGTGGTGTTGGCAGCACTGGCGGCGTACTGGCTCATGCCCCGGCCTGCCAAGCCGGTGGCCATGCGCTTTCAGGCGGTGACGGCGCTCGCGGGCGTGCAGCGTGACCCCGCGCTCTCCCCTGACGGCCGCTCGGTGGCCTTCGCCTCCAATCAGGACGGCAACTACAACCTTTACGTCGGCCTGATCGATGGCGGCAACCTACTCGAAATTACTCGCGGCAGCGACGCCAAGGGTCATCCGGCCTGGACGCCCGACGGCGCCTCGCTCGCGTATCAGCAGCTCAATCCCTCGGGTCTCTGGGATATCTGGGAAGTCTCGGCGCTGGGCGGCACCCCTCACCTGCTGTTGCGCAACGCCGAAGATCCGGCATGGTCGCCCGATGGCAAGCAGCTCGCTTATACCCAGGCCTCGACCGGGACGCTCTGGCTGAGCACGCCCGGCCAACCGCCGCAGGAACTCGGCAGGGGCATCAAGGGACAGCAGCCACGCTTCTCTCCCGACGGCAAGCAGCTCGCCTTCGACGTCAACAAAGTCGGCGGTCCTTACGGCTCGCTGGAGGTGGCCGACCTCGCCGACGCATCCGTGCGTGCGCTCACCCCCACGGCTGGTCCCGAAGTTCTTTCGCCGGCGTGGTCATCCGATGGCCAGTCCATTTACTTCGCCTCCAGCCGGGGCGGCACGGTCAATATCTGGAAGCTGCCTGCGGCGGGCGGTACACCGGTGCAGATCACCGCCGGGCAGGGGGATGACGCGGGCCTGAGCGTCATGGGCAACCGCCTGGTTTTCGCAACCTTCCGCACCAATACGCGCCTGGCCCAGCTCGATCTGACCGCTATGGCGGGTCCCCATGCGATTCACGTGCTCTCCAGCGATCCGGTGCGCAATCAGAACGCTCCCGCCTACTCGCCGGATGGCAAGCGCCTGGCGTTTTTCTGCTGGCTCAAGGGCGTTGAACTCGAACAGATCTGGACCTCCAATGCCGACGGCGGTCACGCCGCGCCGCTGGTAGCCGGCCCCTTGAGCAATATTTTTCCCGAGTGGTCCGCCGATGGGCAGTCCGTTCTATTTACCCAATGGAACACTGCGACTGGCGCCACTGACCTGGCTGCGGTTCCCGCCGACGGAGGCGAACCCAAGATTATGTGGCACTCGCACCAGGGCGCCAAGCCTTGGTTGTCCGATGTCAGCTCCCGCGGCGTAGTCGCCTATCCCGGCCCGCACGGCATCAGTACTTACGATCCCTCCACCGGTGCTACGCGGCGCGTGCTGCCCTTGCCGCGGCAAACAAGCTGGGTGCGCTGGTCGCCGCAGGGCACGGCCATCGCCTACGACATGCCGCCACGTTTCGACGGCGACCCGGAGGCCGGGGTCTGGATCGACGACTTGCACCAGCCGCCACAGCAGGTTTTTCGCGGTTGGGTCTGCTATCTGGCGCGTGCGCCGGGAGGCAAGCTCGCCATCCTCGCCGGCAGCTCCGATCTGCAAGGTTCGCTCTGGACAGCGGACTGGAACGGGCAACATCTAAAGCGGCTGCCGCAAAACGTGCCATTGCTTTACGATTATTTTTTCGACGCCTGGAACGTAATATCCCTCTCACCCAACGGCCGCGATCTCGCCTTCCTCTACGATGACGCCCTGCAGGCCAACCTCGGAATGATCGAGTTTGGAAAATAGGCCATGCCCCTAGCAGCGGGAACGCACATCGGACCCTACGAAGTCCTTGTCCCCTTGGGTGCAGGCAGTATGGGCGAAGTGTATCGCGCTCTCGACACGCGGTTGAAGCGCGAGACGGCGCTTAAGGGCCCGCAGCCAGGGCGTGACTATCAGCGTGAAAGCGCACAAAGACGGCAATTCTAACGCCGGTATCTCGACCGTGCCTTTGAACTATGCCGACTGGTGTATAGAGGCGCCATCACGCATCAGCATCGCGCCGGATGGCGAGCACATGATCTTCGGCTACGACGATGATGCGCAGCCCAACATCAGGATGCTGACGTTGGGCATTAAGCCGGCAAGCAGCCGTTTTACTGGACGACCAGGATTTTAATGTCGTTTCGCGGAGAAAAATTGCGGAGCGTCGATTCGAATGTGGTCGGCCCAGTCTGCGCCAATGGTCCGTGCCAACACGTCGAAAGGATGTTGGCGGGTTTGAGCTTGTCCAGAATCAGATGGAATGTGCCAATCGGACCATCCCAATTGTTGCCGGTAGTGAGCACGTATTCAGTCGTGTAGAAGTGAATATACGAGTCTTTGCAAAGGCCTGTCTTGCAAACCGGCGTTGCCGCAAACTTTCTCTTTAGCGCAGCAAACGTGCTCGCATTGGGGCACACGTCCGCGTGAATGTCATTTTTCAGCGCAGACAACGCCTGGACCTCATTCCCGACGCGATAGTCATAATATTCGCCGGTGATCGGCTGATAGCTCTGGTCAATTGTGACCGTTTTGCCCGGCTCGAATTTCTGGCGCCACCAAAACCGCGTGCTTACCGTCCACATCGGCATTTTCTCGGATGAATCGCTGAGCAAGTGAGCGTCCACCAAAGCGCGAACTGTCAAGGTTGGCAAAGCTTTGAGGGGATCGCCACCGGCGCGCACCATAGGATTGAGCGGTACATGGTAGCGTCGCAGCAGTCGCGTGACATCGCACCCGCGACGGTTAGCAGCCCTCCGCTCGACCTTCAAACCCACCGGCTCGCCATCGACGATGGTTTTGAAGCCGATAAAATTCACAGGATCGCCGGTCGTCGATCCAATCGTGGTGTTGTACCACTCCGCCTGGTCCAGGTTCGGCAGCGGAAATGCAATCACGGTCTCAATCGGGCTCGTGGACACGTTCATGAACGTGAAATGAATGCGCACTCGCGTCGGGCTAATGTACAAATCTTCGCTGAGCATGCGGATCTGGCGCGAGTGCTGAAATTGCAAGCCGCCGATGCCAATCGTGGCCGTGGTATCGTCGCCCAAAGCGGCTGTGAACAGGACGAGGGTTAGGGTGAAGACAAGGGCTGCGCGGAACCAGCACCTGGCGCGGAAACGCATGCGGCTACTATAAGCCGCGCTCACCCAGGCGCACAGCGGCATGCTCACGTTCGGACGTTAGGCCGACGCGGCTGCCGCGGCAGGTTCGTAATCGGCAGGCTCGGTTTCATCCGCCACAGCGGGCCGACGCAAGCGCCGGAACACGGGCGTAAGCACCACCGCCAGCACCAGGTTCACCACCAGCGCATCGATGGCGGCGTAGGCGGCAATATGCAAGCTGCCGAGGTGCAGCGGATAGACCGAGGTGCGCAGCCCCATCGCCCAACCCATCGCTGTGCCCGTGGCCATTCCGGCGGCCCAGCCGATCAGCAGCGCCGCCGGATGCAGCCAGCGACGATACAGGCCGAAGATGACCGCCGGGAAGGTTTGCAATATCCAGATGCCGCCGAGCAGTTGCAGGTTGATGGCGTAGGTGTGGTCACCAAAAATCACGAACACCACCGCTCCGAGCTTGAGCAGCAGCGAGATGAGCTTCGCCAGGCCCGATTCCCGGCGCGCGCTCAACTGCGGGTTCACATACTCGCGCCAGATGTTGCGGGTAAACAGCGTGCCGCAGGCAATCGCCATGATCGCGGCCGGCACCAGCGCGCCGATGGCGATGGCGGCCATGGCGAAACCGGCAAACCAGGCGGGAAACATGCTGGTGAACAGCACCGGAACAATGCTGTTGGGATCGGCCGTATGCACATTCGCCGCCAAGGCCACGTAACCAAGCAGGGCAATTAAGCCCAGCAGAAATGTATACGCCGGCAGAAACACGGCGTTGCGTTCGATGGCGCGGTCGCTCGCGGCGCTGAGAATGCTGGTCGCGGTGTGGGGATACAAAAAAGCCGCTAGCCCGGAGCCGACCGCGAGGGTGGCAAATGCGAGAAACTGCTCGGGCCGCAGAATCATCGATCCCGCAGGGTGATGCGCGGCCAGCGCCTGCGCGGCGAGATGAAAAATGCGCCCGTAGCCGCCAAGGCGCATGGGAATCCAGATCACCGCGACCAGAATCACGATGTAAACCATCGCGTCTTTCGCGATGGCGACAATCGCGGGCGCGCGCAAACCGCTCACGTAGTCGTAGGCGACCAGAATCAAAAACGCCACGATCAGACCGATATTGCTGGCTTCGGCAGGACTGCGGAAGCCGAGCGCGGCAATCGCGACCTGCATTCCGAGCAATTGCAAGGCGAGATAGGGCAGGGTGGCGACGATGCCGGTGACGGCGATGGCCAGCGCCAGCGGACGGCTGCCGTAGCGGCCGCGCACAAAATCGGCCAGCGTCGAGTAGTTGCGCCGCCGCGACACCCGCCACAGGCGCGGCATCACCAGAAACACAAAGGGGTAGACCAGGACGGTATAGACCAGCGCAAAAAAGCCATTCGCGCCGACGCCATACACCAGCGCCGGCACCGCGATGATGGTGTAGGCGGAGTAGAAATCGCCGCCGATCAAAAACCAGGTGAGGACCGCGCCGAAACGGCGCCCGCCCAGCGCCCATTCCTCAATCGACTGCAGGTCGCCCTGGCGCCAGCGCGCCGCCCATAAGCCCAGCACCGTTACGCCCAGCAAACAGGCGGCAAACACAATGACGGCGCTCGCCTGCATGTCAGCGCCTCACCTTATACACGATGCCGGTCAGCACCGCGGTCAGAATGACCCACAGGAACAGGTACCAGTAAAAGAAGGGGAAGCCCCAAAGCTCAGGCTGCTGGCGCGCGTAGAGCGGCACCCAGAGCAGCGCCACATAGGGCACCAGCAGCAGCCAGAGAATGGCCCTGCGGAAGGTCATGTTGCTTGACGGTACCCGCAACCGGCACGGCGGTCAAGCGCGGCACCGGACGAGTTGCGAACCGGGTGGGCTCACCTGCGGGAAATAGCCTGTTCCAGACGCGCAACGTCGGCAAGATCCTAAGGCCTCCCGGCAGCTCGCTTGTTAATCAGGAAGTCTTCCCGGCTGAGGTACTGAACCTTCACGCCCCCTAGCTCGCCCGGCCGAACCGTGCGAGCGCGCCAAGTACGCGCTCCGCGTTGGCCGACGACGGTTCGACCCAAAGATCCAAATCCTTGGTGCCGCGCGGCAGACCGTACCACGCCAACGCATAGGCGCCGACGACGAGAAATTTGACCTCAGCGGCGGATAATTCGCTCAAAAGAGCGATCAAGCCGGGGTGCATCGGAACACAGTCCTGCGAGTTGGTGCTGTTCCAGACTCAACTGCCAAGCCAGTTCCACGCGCGCTTCGGGCGTGAGGCGCATCCAATATTCTGCATCGTGCTGGTCGGCTTCGGCGTGGCTTGAGAACCGCCTTACCGTCCAGCCTGGCCGCGTTTTGCGCGCTTCCGCCATATGTCTATTTTAATGCAGGCCGACCTGGCCGGCAACGGAGCGGATCAGGGCCGCGCTGTCATAGCCGACGCCATGCTTAAAGACGATTTGCACGTTTTCGATGTCGTGGATGTCTTGCGCCAGGTTGCCTTTGACCACGACCAGATCGGCACGCTTGCCTTTGGCGAGAGTGCCGATCTCGTTGTCGAGATGCAGAAACTTGGCGCCGTTTTGGGTGGCGACGTGAATCGCCTGCTCGGGCGTGAGGCCCTCCTCGACCAGGAGCTCGACCTCGCGCTGATCGCCGAAGCCGGCGACCACGCCGCCATTGCCAGTCGGATCGAGGCCGGCCAGGAGCAGTCCGCCATCTTTATAGAAGTCATACTCGAACTGCATTTCTTTTTTGAAAATGCTGGCCGCTGGACCCGGACGCTCGTCACCTCGGACGCGCGACAGCAGGTAATGCACACGCGACGCGGGCGAGAGCACCTGCAAGAGTCGCGGCAACTCGCGCAACGGCGGGCGGCCGGGCACCATCGCCTCAAATACCGGCAGCGTCGAGGTCAGCGCCACGTGACGCGCAATCAGATCATGGAGGGTGGCCTGCACTTCGGGGCCCTCGACATCGATCGCTGCCAGCGTTTTTGCAGTCAGCGCGCCGGGGGGACAAACATCGGGTGGCTTGCCGGGGTCGAATTCGGTGTCAACCTCCAGCCCATGTTCCAAGTCATCGATGCCGAGGGAAGCGGCTTCCTTAAAGCCAATCGAACACAGGTGGCCGGTGATGGTGTCGCCGGGAACGGAATGAACCTGCTGGACGGCCGCAGCCAGCTCGGCGCGGGTGATCTGCATGTAGGCCTTGAAAGTAGTGACGCCCTCGCTCTGCCAGTACTTTACGGTGCGCGTGGCGTCGGCCGGCCCGCTCAGGCCGTGCATATTGGGTGTGAAGCCGCCGGGGCCGTTCAGATACGGGCCGGTGATGTTCATCGACGGCCCGATCATCAGGCCCGCATCAATTTCCTGTTTGAGATTCAAGTCGGTGTAGGGCATGACCGCTCCCGTGGTGCGCAGGGTGGTGACGCCGCTCGCCAGATACAGGCGCGGAAAGCTGAACCCCATATCGTGGTAAAGCGGCGGCGCGCCCGGCAAAAAACCGACGCCCGAGGGGTCGGGATAGAACAAGTGGTCGTGCATGCCCACCAGGCCAGGAAAAACAGTGTCGCCGCTCAAGTCGAGCACTTTGGCGTCTGCGGGAACGATGACGTTGGCGCCGATGGCGGCGATGCGGCCGTGCTCGAGCAGTACGGTCTGATCGGCTACTGCAGCAGCGCCGGTACCGTCGATCACGCGCACGTGCTCCAGTGCCACCACGGGCGCGTCCACGCTAACAAACTGCCGCAGAACCGGAGACAGTGACTGCGCCGCCAACCCGCAAGAGAGCAAAAGCATGACCAGAAGTCTCATAGCAGTGAGTTTAGCGCCTATACTAGGCGGCATGAAAACCATCCTGCTGTGGACGCTCGCCGCCGCCCTGCCGCTGGCCGCGCAAGCGCCCCTCCACCTGGCTGCGACCTCGAAAACCGTGACCTGGGGCCATTACTCGGCAGGAGACAAACCGGTATTGACCATCAACCCCGGTCAGACCGTCTCTGTCGATACGCTGCTCACCAATAGTCCGCAAGGTCTGCGCCGCGCGGGCGTGCCGGAGAGCCAGATCCAAGCCAGCCTCAAGGAAGTGTTCGAAGACGTGCCGCGCGCCGATCGCGGGCCAGGCGGGCATATTCTCACCGGCCCGATCTACGTTCGCGGCGCCGAGCCGGGCGACACCCTGGCGGTGCACATTGACAGGATCACGGGCATGATTCCCTATGCCTACAACTCGTTTGGGCCGCGCAGCGGTTTCCTGATCATGCCCGGCCTGCACAAAATGCGCATCATTCCCCTGGACTGGAAAACGATGACGGCACAGTTCGCCCCCGGCATCACCATCCCCATGCATCCGTTTTTCGGCAGCATCGGTGTGGCCCCGCCGGCCAGTTATGGCAAGCACAGCTCGGTGCCTCCCGATCTGATGGGCGGCAACATGGACTGCAAGGATCTAGTGGCCGGCAGCACCATCTACTTCCCCGTGTTTGTGCCGGGCGCGCTCTTCTACGTGGGTGACGGCCACGCCGGCCAGGGCGACGGCGAGGTGGATATTACCGCGATTGAAACCTCGCTGCAGGGGACATTTACGTTCACGCTACGCAAGCACACCGGCCAGAGCTGGCCGCACGCGGAGACCGCTTCGAACTTCATGACCTTCGGCTTCAGCCGCGATCTGCGCGCCGCCACCACGCAGGCCCTCGAGCACATGGTGTCGTTTCTGGTCAAGCACCGGCACATGACGCGCGCGGACGCCTACATGCTCATCAGTGTGGCTGGTAACGTGCATGACTGCGAGCTGGTGGATGACAATCTGGGCGTGAGTGTGAGCTTGCCCAAGCGGCTGTTCAGTCACTGATCTTTGCTACACTGCGCCTGAGGAGAAACCGGGAAATGACATCACGATCCTGTCTGGCGGCTGCCGCCGCCCTGCTGTTCGCTACCGCGCTGGGCGCGCAAACCTCCAAAGCGACCTTCGACCATCCGCCCGCGGTGACCCCGAGCGCCAGCAATGCGACACTGCGCCAAATCATTCGTGAGATCAGTGCGGCGAACATTCACGAAGATCAGGTGAAGCTGGTGAGCTTCGGCACGCGGCTGGCGACGGAAGAAACCGATTCGACCACCACCGGTACGCGCGCCGCTCGCGCCTGGATCGTAGCGCAATTCAAGCAATACAGCGCCGCCTCGGGCGGCCGTTTGCAGGTCGCCGAGCAGCATTTTATGGTGCCACCGGGCTTCCGCATCCGCACGGCGGTGCCGATGACCAACGTCGTGGCGACGCTGCCCGGCGATAACCCCAACGATCACCGCGTGTTCGTGATGGGCGGCGATTACGACACCATCGGCGGCTTTGGCGGCGGTACCGACACGCGCACGCCCACCGTAGGTCCGGGCGCGAACGATGACGCCAGCGGCGTAGCCGTGGCGCTGGAGTGCGCGCGGGTGATGAGCCAGTACCATTTCCCCGCCACCCTCGAGTTCATCGCCTTCGATGGCGAAGAGGAGGGGCTGTACGGCGCCTACTGGAACGCGCGTGCGGCCCAGGCCGATCATCAGCAGGTCGCGGCCATGCTCGATGACGACATCGTCGGCGGCGACAATACGCCCGGCCACGTCAATACCAATAAAATGCGCGTCTACAGCGAAGGTGTGCCGGAAGACGCCTCGCCTCTCCAGGTGCTCCGCCTGGCCACCATCGGCGGCGAAAACGATTCCCTGTCCCGCGAGCTGGGCCGTTACGCGTCAGGGATCGCGGCTCTCTACCTGCCGGACTTTCAGGTCGTGCAGGAGTACCGGCGCGACCGCTTCGGCCGCGGCGGCGACGACATCGCTTATGTGCAGGCCGGCTTCACCGCCGTCCGCATGACCGACTACTACGAAAACTACGATCACCAGCATCAGTGGAAGCGCATGTACAACGGCGTGTTGTTTGGTGACCTGTTGCAATTCACCAATCCCAGTTACACCGCCAACGTGGCGCGCGTGAACGTTCTGACGCTGGCGGGGCTGGCACTGGCGCCGCCGACGCCGGCGCCGGTCGAACAACGCCGCCATGGCTGGGGCACACACCTTTCGTGGAATGCCGTACCTGGGGCGGTCAGCTATCGCGTCTTGCTGCGCCCGACGGCGGCGGCTCAATGGACGAAACGGTATGCAGTCAGCGGCACCTCGGTCAACATGGAAGCAACCCTGGACGACTACATAATGGGTGTGGTCGCGGTCGGCAAGGACGGCACCGAAAGCCTGCCCTCGATTCCCCAGGCCCGTCCCAGCACCGGCACCTCCCCGTTCCCGCCGGTTCACTAACCCTCTGGCGGGCCGGAAAGCAGAAATGCTTCCCAGCTCAGCGCGGCGGCGCCACGGTTGCGGGCGTCTTGCTCGCGGCCGGGCGCAGTCAGCACCAGCGGCTGAAATTTGCGATAACGCCGGCAGAACTCGAACAGCGCGATGAGATCCTGCGACTCAAAACCGCCGGTCTTGACTTCCACCGCCCAGTTGCCCCAGCTCCCTTCGAAAACGGCGTCGATTTCCCTCGGCTCTTCGCGCCAGTAGCTGACGCGCTGGCCCTGGTTGACGGCAAACGCCAGGCACGCGTTCTCGACCCATTGGCCGTACAGAGCCGGATCGTGGGCCCGATCGGGCGCGCCGCCGGCATGGATCGCGGTGATCAGCGCGTTGTTCAGGACCACGAGCTTGGGCGGCGCCGCGCGGCGCCGGCGGAGCTGCGGCGAGTAGCGCTCCAGCGGGGCGACCAGATAGGCATCCTGCAGCAGGCGCAGGTAGTTGGCCACCGTCGCCAGCGCTCCTTTGTCCTGAAGTTTCCCCTGCAGCTTCTGCAGCGAGACAATCTGCGCCGGTGCAGACGCAGCCAGCGCAAACACCTGGCGCAATAGCGCCGGACGCCGCACACTGCCGAGCGCCAGCACATCGCGCCCAATCGCCGGCTCGATGATGGCGTCGAGGACGTACGCCCGCCAGCGCGCCTCGTCCGCGGCCAGGCGAACCGCGCCGGGATAGCCCCCATGCGCCACCACTTCCTGGATCGCTTGCACAGGCGTCAGATCGAAAACCTCTGCCAGCGCCGCTGCGGGCCAGTGCGTCAGCTCCAACCGCTCGAAGCGGCCAGCCAGACTTTCACGGGAACCGGTCAGAACGCGCAACGCCGATGAACCGGTGGCGATGACATGCAAGCGCAGCTTCTGCCGCCGGGCACGATCCCAGAAGCTTTTCAGTTGCGCCGCCCAATCGGGAAACTGGTGCACTTCATCGAGCAGCAGGATCGCCGGCGCCGCGGCAGCCAGGCGCTCCGCCTCGGCCCACTTGCGCTCCCAAAAGCCCGGCAGTGACGCATCGGGGTCGTCGCCTGCCGCGTAAACCGCGCGTTGCGGAAACTGTCCGGCCAGCTCCAGCAGCAGCGTTGTCTTGCCCACTTGGCGTGGTCCGGTCAGCAACTGCAAGAATGCCGGCTGTGCAGCGCGCACGCGCGCCAGCAGTGCTTGACGGCAAGAGACGAAGCTAAGAACTTCTGAAGCCATGGCTTAATAATTATTATAGCCTATTCGAATAATTATCATACTATATTTTACAAACGCTGGCGAGGCTTTGAACACTGGAGTATAGTGGGCGCATGTGCCTTGGCACAAGCCTGCACTACGCCTGGCGGCGAGCGGCGAAGCAGCGCGGCCTCGGTGTCGTCCTGATTGTGGCACTCGCGCTCGGGCTGGGCGGTGCTACTGCCATCACAGCACTGGCCCGCCATGTATTACTCAATCCGCTGGGTTTGCCACAACCCCAGCAGGTCGTTCATATTTACGCGGGCGGCGACCCGGCAACCGTTGCCGACTACGCCAAACTGCCCGCGTTTGCCGCCGTGACGGGATACCACCCCGGCGGATTGACGATCACTGCCGTCGGGTTGCAGTCCCACGAAATTATCGCCTCCGTGACTCGCGGGTTTTTTCGCATGGCCGGCATCGCGCCGCTCGAAGGTCGAGAGTTCAGCACGCAGGAGTTGCAGGCGGGTGAGCGGGTTGCGATCATCAGCGACACGCTCGCCGGTGCGTTCCACGGCGCGGCCATCGGCCAGAGCGTCTCGCTCGGAGGAACGCCGTTCACCGTGATCGGAGTAATGCCGCCGCGATTCGGCTTCCCGGACGGAACCGCGGTTTGGATCCCCTACCACGCCGCGCAGCGTTATCTGGTGCTGCAGAATGGGCCGCTTTACGGCGGCTTGATTGCGCGCCTGCGGCCCGAGTCGAGCTTGCAGCAGGCGGATGCGCAGGTGAAGGCGGAAATGGAGCGCGAAGTCGCCGTAGAGGAGGCCGCGAATCCAGGACAGAAATACGGGATGAGTTCTGCGTTTGCAGCCTCGCTTGTGAAAAGCTGGTCGCACGGCTCGCAGCCGACCGTCGATCTGTTGCTGGGCGCTGCAGGACTGCTCTGGCTGGTGGCCTGTTTTGGGTTCGGAGGCGTACTGCTGGCGCGGGCGCTGGGCGACCAAAAAGAGATTGCTACGCGCATGGCGCTGGGCGGAGGGCGCCTGCGCCTGGCGCTGCAATGGCTCAGTGAGGCGCTGGTGGTAGTGGCGCCCGCAACAATCGCCGGTGCGGCCGTGGCCTCCGGATTAATGGCCGCGCTACGCCGCGGCGCGCCAGCGAGCATGCTTGGCATCGACCTGCTGCGCCCGGAATGGATCGACGCGCTAACGCTCGTGGGCCTGGCGCTGCTGACCGTACTCGTGGTGGCCATTCCTCCGATGCTCAGCACGTTGCGCCAGCCGCTGCCTGCGGAAATGCTGCAGTCGGCCTTTTATGGCAGAGTGCGGACATCGGTGTTGTGGCCGGTTCTGGTGGTGGCGGAGCTTACGGTGGCTCTGGTGCTGACGGCCGGCGCCGCGTTGCTGCTGGCAAGCTACGTCGGTCTGATGCACGTCAATCTTGGATTTCAG
It contains:
- a CDS encoding FtsX-like permease family protein → MCLGTSLHYAWRRAAKQRGLGVVLIVALALGLGGATAITALARHVLLNPLGLPQPQQVVHIYAGGDPATVADYAKLPAFAAVTGYHPGGLTITAVGLQSHEIIASVTRGFFRMAGIAPLEGREFSTQELQAGERVAIISDTLAGAFHGAAIGQSVSLGGTPFTVIGVMPPRFGFPDGTAVWIPYHAAQRYLVLQNGPLYGGLIARLRPESSLQQADAQVKAEMEREVAVEEAANPGQKYGMSSAFAASLVKSWSHGSQPTVDLLLGAAGLLWLVACFGFGGVLLARALGDQKEIATRMALGGGRLRLALQWLSEALVVVAPATIAGAAVASGLMAALRRGAPASMLGIDLLRPEWIDALTLVGLALLTVLVVAIPPMLSTLRQPLPAEMLQSAFYGRVRTSVLWPVLVVAELTVALVLTAGAALLLASYVGLMHVNLGFQPHGVAAVTYTTAPELLSLAAQARAASSTERKAILAKMATGAQVGNAAALAAAQLVALGCAALIENAPFSKMGTGVVYFLPAAGDWHHSAGLEPNLISGPYLQVLGLPLLRGRAFNSADNASAPKVAIISQGATQSLWGNRDPIGRLLYMGNKTGPITVVGETADILAGGAIDDTFAKGQVYFPAAQPSRGPAIAMTVVARGTNVAALLRAVGGVAGVELLFSTTLDAAAARILAPQRFSLRVMEMSAALALLLIWLAVVGLLAHWVAGRRHEIAIRLALGASPRAMARTVLLRVGGMLAAAIALGLTFSPLEKDVVGHLLVGVSALDARLWAGAATLVCLVGLAAAAIPARRAARIEPADVLRYE
- a CDS encoding M28 family peptidase — protein: MTSRSCLAAAAALLFATALGAQTSKATFDHPPAVTPSASNATLRQIIREISAANIHEDQVKLVSFGTRLATEETDSTTTGTRAARAWIVAQFKQYSAASGGRLQVAEQHFMVPPGFRIRTAVPMTNVVATLPGDNPNDHRVFVMGGDYDTIGGFGGGTDTRTPTVGPGANDDASGVAVALECARVMSQYHFPATLEFIAFDGEEEGLYGAYWNARAAQADHQQVAAMLDDDIVGGDNTPGHVNTNKMRVYSEGVPEDASPLQVLRLATIGGENDSLSRELGRYASGIAALYLPDFQVVQEYRRDRFGRGGDDIAYVQAGFTAVRMTDYYENYDHQHQWKRMYNGVLFGDLLQFTNPSYTANVARVNVLTLAGLALAPPTPAPVEQRRHGWGTHLSWNAVPGAVSYRVLLRPTAAAQWTKRYAVSGTSVNMEATLDDYIMGVVAVGKDGTESLPSIPQARPSTGTSPFPPVH
- a CDS encoding ATP-binding protein, translated to MASEVLSFVSCRQALLARVRAAQPAFLQLLTGPRQVGKTTLLLELAGQFPQRAVYAAGDDPDASLPGFWERKWAEAERLAAAAPAILLLDEVHQFPDWAAQLKSFWDRARRQKLRLHVIATGSSALRVLTGSRESLAGRFERLELTHWPAAALAEVFDLTPVQAIQEVVAHGGYPGAVRLAADEARWRAYVLDAIIEPAIGRDVLALGSVRRPALLRQVFALAASAPAQIVSLQKLQGKLQDKGALATVANYLRLLQDAYLVAPLERYSPQLRRRRAAPPKLVVLNNALITAIHAGGAPDRAHDPALYGQWVENACLAFAVNQGQRVSYWREEPREIDAVFEGSWGNWAVEVKTGGFESQDLIALFEFCRRYRKFQPLVLTAPGREQDARNRGAAALSWEAFLLSGPPEG